One region of Aeromicrobium sp. Sec7.5 genomic DNA includes:
- a CDS encoding cryptochrome/photolyase family protein, with product MRRVHLVLPHQLFAQNLEVGADAFVLVEHDLLFRQYPFHAHKLVLHRASMEHHARELADAGTTVEWVRTDGRSSSRLGLTRMLEGADVVTWHDVVDDWLERDLRGAAADAGVEVEVLPTPNFLTSAEEVAEQFKGKRTRMAHFYSWQRRRLEVLVDDGEPVGGQWSFDAENRKKLPKKHPVPATTRPEPDEVTQEAIDFVRDRFPDAPGDPGQFAWAVTREQAGEMLEEFLEQRFHEFGPYEDAISTEHGFVFHATLTPALNVGLLDPADVLDRVIRHAERNAVPIASYEGFVRQLIGWREYMRGSYVSRGRKLRTTNALDHYRELPPGWWTAETGLEPVDTVLRRVLDTGYAHHIERLMVLGNALCLLRVDPDEIYAWFMAMFVDAYDWVMVPNVYAMSQYASGSAITTKPYVSASSYLKKMSDLPTGDWTDVWDGLFWTFVRDHRGVFESNPRSTMMVRQWDGFDDAKRRKLVAAAKPWLKD from the coding sequence GTGCGCCGCGTCCACCTCGTGCTCCCCCACCAGCTGTTCGCGCAGAACCTCGAGGTCGGGGCCGACGCCTTCGTGCTGGTCGAGCACGACCTGCTGTTCCGGCAGTACCCCTTCCACGCCCACAAGCTCGTGCTGCACCGCGCGTCGATGGAGCACCACGCGCGCGAGCTCGCGGATGCCGGCACCACGGTCGAGTGGGTGCGCACCGACGGCCGCTCCAGCAGCCGGCTCGGGCTCACGCGGATGCTCGAGGGTGCTGACGTGGTCACCTGGCACGACGTCGTCGACGACTGGCTCGAACGTGACCTGCGCGGGGCTGCGGCAGACGCGGGTGTCGAGGTCGAGGTGCTGCCGACGCCCAACTTCCTGACGTCGGCCGAGGAAGTCGCCGAGCAGTTCAAGGGCAAGCGCACCCGTATGGCGCACTTCTACTCCTGGCAGCGTCGGCGGCTCGAGGTGCTCGTCGACGACGGGGAGCCGGTCGGGGGGCAGTGGTCGTTCGACGCCGAGAACCGCAAGAAGCTGCCGAAGAAGCATCCTGTCCCGGCCACGACGCGTCCCGAGCCCGACGAGGTCACGCAGGAGGCGATCGACTTCGTGCGCGACCGCTTCCCCGACGCGCCCGGCGACCCCGGCCAGTTCGCGTGGGCCGTCACCCGCGAGCAGGCTGGCGAGATGCTGGAGGAGTTCCTCGAGCAGCGTTTCCACGAGTTCGGCCCCTACGAGGACGCGATCTCGACCGAGCACGGCTTCGTCTTCCACGCGACGCTCACGCCGGCGCTCAACGTCGGCCTGCTCGACCCGGCCGACGTGCTGGACCGGGTCATCCGTCACGCCGAGCGCAACGCGGTGCCGATCGCGTCGTACGAGGGGTTCGTGCGCCAGCTCATCGGGTGGCGCGAGTACATGCGCGGCAGCTACGTCTCGCGCGGACGGAAGCTGCGCACCACCAACGCGCTCGACCACTACCGCGAGCTGCCGCCCGGCTGGTGGACCGCCGAGACCGGGCTCGAGCCCGTCGACACCGTGCTGCGCCGCGTGCTCGACACCGGCTACGCCCACCACATCGAGCGGCTCATGGTGCTCGGCAACGCCCTGTGCCTGCTGCGCGTGGACCCGGACGAGATCTACGCGTGGTTCATGGCGATGTTCGTCGACGCCTACGACTGGGTCATGGTGCCGAACGTCTACGCGATGAGCCAGTACGCGTCCGGCTCGGCCATCACGACCAAGCCCTACGTGTCGGCCAGCAGCTATCTCAAGAAGATGTCGGACCTGCCCACGGGCGACTGGACCGACGTGTGGGACGGACTGTTCTGGACCTTCGTGCGCGACCACCGCGGCGTGTTCGAGTCGAACCCGCGCAGCACCATGATGGTGCGCCAGTGGGACGGCTTCGACGACGCCAAGCGACGCAAGCTCGTCGCCGCGGCGAAGCCGTGGTTGAAGGACTGA
- a CDS encoding 5'-3' exonuclease has protein sequence MPAPEDRPRRLLLVVDAPSLLHRNHHARAHTRIVDRSGRPAWALHGMLRQILEAIDGFAPDAVIFGLDDRTASVRRDFYPDYKAGRTEKDAQLVEQLDRAGAMLDALGLATLTPPGLEADDVSASAATWARDNDWDCVIITSDRDAFAHISDHTQVLRLINGGISGSPMLNPARLIALYGVAADRYLDFAALRGDASDNLPGVDGIGEKTAAILLTQVGPMSAVWADVDAQEGRAVIATLDSWAMEVGARRMGATIVKRLTAPGARERYDFNIRVMQGHDHLDLGLTPDVPGTPGLLPLDTHRVNTVVSFLGQEATTALAVRVLSTDPASAASR, from the coding sequence ATGCCTGCTCCTGAAGATCGCCCGCGCCGGCTGCTGCTCGTGGTGGACGCGCCGTCGCTGCTGCACCGCAACCACCACGCCCGGGCCCACACCCGCATCGTCGACCGGTCGGGGCGCCCCGCCTGGGCTCTGCACGGGATGCTGCGCCAGATCCTCGAGGCGATCGACGGATTCGCACCCGACGCCGTGATCTTCGGACTCGACGACCGCACCGCATCGGTACGCCGCGACTTCTACCCCGACTACAAGGCGGGGCGGACCGAGAAGGACGCGCAGCTCGTCGAGCAGCTCGACCGGGCGGGCGCGATGCTCGACGCGCTAGGCCTCGCCACGCTCACTCCCCCGGGCCTGGAGGCCGACGACGTCAGCGCCTCGGCCGCCACGTGGGCCCGCGACAACGACTGGGACTGCGTCATCATCACGTCCGACCGTGACGCGTTCGCCCACATCAGCGACCACACCCAGGTGCTGCGGTTGATCAACGGCGGCATCAGTGGATCTCCCATGCTCAACCCCGCGCGGCTCATCGCCCTCTACGGCGTCGCGGCCGACCGCTACCTCGACTTCGCCGCCCTGCGCGGCGACGCCAGCGACAACCTGCCCGGCGTCGACGGCATCGGCGAGAAGACTGCGGCGATCCTCCTCACCCAGGTGGGTCCCATGTCGGCCGTCTGGGCCGACGTCGACGCCCAGGAGGGTCGCGCCGTGATCGCCACGCTGGACTCGTGGGCGATGGAGGTCGGAGCGCGGCGGATGGGCGCCACCATCGTCAAGCGACTGACCGCGCCAGGCGCGCGCGAGCGATACGACTTCAACATCCGGGTCATGCAGGGCCACGACCATCTCGACCTCGGCCTCACCCCCGACGTCCCCGGCACACCCGGCCTGCTCCCCCTCGACACCCACCGCGTGAACACGGTCGTGAGCTTCCTCGGCCAGGAGGCGACGACGGCCCTCGCGGTGCGCGTGCTCAGCACCGACCCGGCCTCTGCCGCCTCACGCTGA
- a CDS encoding DUF427 domain-containing protein codes for MSWKAMVGEQVIAESDVTISLEGNRYFPVESVAPGVLTPSRMKTLCFWKGVASYYTLSTEMGTRKNAAWTYRHPSPLARRIKGHVAFWPGDVLVLESGPAESELQPDR; via the coding sequence ATGTCGTGGAAAGCGATGGTGGGTGAGCAGGTGATCGCTGAGAGCGATGTGACCATTTCGCTCGAAGGGAACCGGTACTTTCCTGTGGAATCGGTCGCCCCTGGAGTGCTGACACCGTCTCGGATGAAGACTCTGTGTTTCTGGAAAGGCGTGGCCAGCTACTACACGCTCAGCACCGAGATGGGTACTCGTAAGAACGCAGCGTGGACGTATCGTCATCCGTCGCCACTCGCGAGGCGTATCAAGGGCCACGTGGCCTTCTGGCCCGGGGACGTGCTCGTCCTTGAGTCGGGGCCGGCGGAATCCGAGCTGCAACCTGATCGGTGA
- a CDS encoding HNH endonuclease, producing the protein MAWEIAAGIAAFVLLAAGLALIGLAAWIVIQRHQKVALTSRALAEAAVLGRASQQMLSYAPPISVALQDRVSSKAKLDRYDLEGLLRAHLEVVGPQVQALVRQQLKDVDTFTRYDIEFGRVGSRFLGHSSADGVPQDTYVRIEARKFRKQRLREPRCQARVRCAVSYTSPQGRNSYQRTMEWDFHGLVRVLREVEQQSVLKATETYRRKLERSRMTTALRFEILQRDGRRCRACGASAAGGASLHVDHIVPIAKGGATVRDNLHTLCDACNLGKGVRSW; encoded by the coding sequence ATGGCTTGGGAGATCGCTGCGGGAATAGCCGCCTTCGTCTTGTTGGCGGCTGGCTTGGCGCTGATCGGTCTCGCCGCCTGGATTGTCATCCAGCGTCATCAAAAGGTGGCGTTGACGAGTCGTGCGTTAGCCGAAGCAGCGGTTCTTGGCCGGGCATCGCAACAGATGCTGTCCTACGCCCCTCCGATCTCGGTCGCACTACAGGACCGAGTCTCTTCGAAGGCGAAGCTTGATCGGTACGACCTAGAAGGATTGCTTCGCGCTCATCTGGAGGTCGTGGGCCCGCAAGTGCAGGCTTTGGTGAGGCAACAACTCAAAGATGTCGACACCTTCACCCGATACGACATCGAGTTCGGTCGCGTGGGTTCACGCTTCCTCGGCCACTCGTCAGCGGACGGGGTTCCGCAGGACACGTATGTCCGCATCGAGGCGAGGAAGTTCCGCAAGCAGCGACTTCGAGAGCCGCGATGCCAGGCTCGCGTCCGATGCGCGGTCAGCTACACCAGCCCGCAGGGCCGGAACTCATACCAACGAACGATGGAGTGGGACTTTCACGGACTCGTACGGGTCCTTCGGGAGGTCGAGCAGCAGTCGGTCCTCAAGGCGACCGAGACGTACCGTCGGAAGCTTGAACGCAGCCGCATGACGACCGCACTTCGGTTCGAGATTCTCCAAAGAGACGGCCGAAGGTGCCGAGCTTGCGGAGCTTCCGCCGCTGGTGGCGCGTCTCTCCATGTGGATCACATCGTGCCTATCGCCAAGGGGGGCGCGACCGTAAGGGACAACCTTCACACCCTGTGCGATGCCTGCAACCTCGGCAAAGGTGTGCGTAGCTGGTGA
- a CDS encoding JAB domain-containing protein gives MSYTSQVLIGDQPRERLLRLGAGALSDAELVALVASIKAPGRGDVALGHKLTLECGGLRGLAAAFPEDLTRIAGIDTTGAARLIAAFELAARATTAPANRVVDSAAAIAEVVSPVLARERREKVVVVATDAANRVLRIVPVATGGLDWSPLPVREVLQAVLRYDGRAFALAHNHPSGDPTPSVQDCEASEAVRRAADAVGLRFLDHLVVAGSSWRAVR, from the coding sequence ATGTCCTACACGTCGCAAGTGCTCATCGGCGACCAACCTCGCGAGCGACTCCTGCGTCTTGGGGCTGGTGCGCTGAGCGACGCCGAGCTTGTCGCCCTCGTCGCCAGTATCAAAGCGCCGGGACGCGGCGACGTTGCTTTGGGACACAAGCTGACTCTCGAGTGCGGCGGGCTCCGCGGCCTGGCTGCAGCGTTTCCTGAGGATCTGACACGAATAGCGGGAATCGACACGACAGGAGCGGCGCGCCTGATCGCTGCCTTCGAGCTGGCGGCCCGAGCTACGACTGCTCCGGCCAACCGCGTCGTGGACTCCGCAGCCGCAATCGCTGAGGTGGTCTCACCGGTGCTCGCCCGCGAGCGACGGGAAAAGGTCGTGGTCGTCGCGACCGACGCGGCCAACCGCGTGCTCCGCATTGTGCCCGTTGCGACCGGCGGATTGGATTGGAGCCCGTTGCCGGTCCGAGAGGTGCTCCAAGCGGTGCTGCGTTACGACGGCCGAGCGTTCGCCCTTGCCCACAACCATCCGTCCGGCGATCCGACCCCGAGCGTCCAGGACTGCGAGGCTAGTGAGGCAGTACGGCGGGCTGCTGATGCCGTCGGGCTCCGGTTCTTGGACCACCTGGTCGTCGCAGGCAGTTCCTGGCGCGCTGTCAGGTGA
- a CDS encoding type IV toxin-antitoxin system AbiEi family antitoxin domain-containing protein: MAGTRQDLRLAVQRLAFSQFGYFTAAQALKLGYSYQAQKYHADSGNWTRVDRGLFRLPDWPSAPEDQWVRWTLWSQGRGVVSYDSAALVHDLGELDPRHIHLSVPFGFRAVDPAVVTHVCDLPATDVLDQGAWHVTTPLRTLLDLACAGTTQEQLEAAVSAALDQGLTTARRLRIRADEAGDRAALRIERALGTTTA; encoded by the coding sequence GTGGCCGGAACACGACAGGACCTGCGGCTTGCGGTGCAGCGCCTAGCCTTCAGCCAGTTCGGTTACTTCACAGCAGCCCAGGCGCTTAAGCTTGGTTACAGCTATCAGGCGCAGAAGTACCACGCTGACAGTGGCAACTGGACTCGGGTCGACCGCGGCCTTTTCCGACTACCTGACTGGCCTTCCGCTCCCGAGGATCAGTGGGTGCGCTGGACACTATGGAGCCAGGGCCGTGGCGTCGTGTCCTACGACTCGGCCGCTCTGGTCCACGACCTTGGCGAACTCGACCCCCGTCACATACACCTGTCCGTCCCCTTCGGATTCCGGGCCGTGGATCCGGCGGTCGTGACCCACGTATGTGACCTCCCTGCTACCGACGTCCTCGACCAGGGAGCGTGGCATGTCACTACGCCACTGCGCACCTTGCTCGACCTCGCATGTGCAGGAACCACGCAGGAGCAACTAGAGGCTGCCGTGTCTGCCGCGCTCGACCAGGGGCTAACGACCGCACGTCGTCTACGTATCCGCGCCGACGAGGCGGGCGACCGGGCGGCCCTACGTATAGAACGAGCACTCGGGACGACCACCGCATGA
- the hsdR gene encoding EcoAI/FtnUII family type I restriction enzme subunit R yields MTGRNERDTCRDFVVPRLVESGWDNSFRTEYVVRSDLATNTTLGGDGRVDYLLEVVPGLPIGVVEAKREYSSPGQGLQQAIEYAVALDVPTAIASDGHAIIERDLSTGAERHLDAFPTPPELWDRYARHHHLDGEARAALAQPLSQSLTNADGSIRQLRYYQVVAINRVLRTVLAGHTRVLVLMATGSGKTLTALQLCWKLLSYWRALDSERPRRVLYVADRDALIKQPLDGYFRPVFGEGATRVQGHAIMGREFYFATYQSLKNSNDAESTFEGYPPDFFDLVIVDECHRGSVPGSSWRAVLDRFTSAVHLGLTATPKRDENVDTYDYFGEPVFEYSLRQGIEDGYLAPYAVRRVVLAPDAEGWRPEPGEVDTFGRDIPDGLYTTRDFERLVSLLRRTDAAARHLSQIFRDRPGRAVIFCVDSEHAEQMRQAMVSHNPTEVAADPFWVVRIVSAEGETGRRQLDRFSDPESASPVVATTSRMLSTGIDVQDLKYVVLFRPIGSMVEFKQIIGRGSRLYPENDKYSFEIVDYVGASVLFSDPGFDGEPVRIQTEHIDASGEIAEGELADVALDAPSLSEPEPPFDRTQSGGEIEQPPARKFYVDGAEVSVTAEAYYVADTSTGALRLVEYADYLAGQVRVLCPTIDDLRARWADPQLRAVLEEGLASRGVSIEDMSRRLELASETDPFDVLAHAAWNVPQRTRAERARLVREDHASDIEALVPTARQIISALLDRYEEYGVEEMTHIYAFQVPPLSNFGSPVEAARHFGGADGWRQAVGDLQGWLYSA; encoded by the coding sequence ATGACGGGGCGGAACGAGCGGGATACGTGCCGTGACTTCGTCGTCCCGCGGCTCGTCGAGTCTGGTTGGGACAACAGTTTCCGAACCGAGTACGTGGTTCGCTCGGATCTTGCCACCAACACGACTCTCGGCGGCGATGGCCGTGTCGACTATCTGCTTGAGGTCGTGCCCGGCCTGCCAATCGGCGTTGTCGAAGCCAAGCGTGAATATTCGAGTCCCGGACAGGGCCTCCAGCAAGCCATCGAGTACGCCGTTGCCCTCGACGTCCCGACTGCAATCGCCTCGGACGGTCACGCCATCATCGAGCGCGACCTCTCGACGGGGGCCGAGCGACACCTTGACGCCTTCCCAACCCCGCCCGAGCTTTGGGATCGCTACGCGCGCCATCACCATTTGGACGGCGAGGCGCGGGCGGCACTAGCTCAGCCACTTTCACAAAGCTTGACGAATGCCGATGGATCCATTCGACAGTTGCGCTACTACCAAGTGGTCGCCATCAACCGCGTCCTACGCACTGTCCTTGCCGGCCACACCCGGGTGCTAGTGCTAATGGCCACAGGTTCGGGGAAAACCCTGACCGCACTTCAACTGTGCTGGAAACTTCTCTCCTATTGGCGAGCTCTCGACTCCGAGCGACCTCGACGAGTCCTCTACGTTGCGGACCGAGACGCGCTTATCAAGCAGCCCCTCGACGGCTACTTCCGGCCGGTGTTCGGTGAGGGCGCGACGCGCGTCCAGGGGCACGCAATAATGGGCCGGGAGTTTTACTTCGCCACCTATCAGTCTCTGAAGAACAGCAACGACGCTGAGTCGACCTTCGAGGGTTACCCGCCGGATTTCTTCGACTTGGTCATCGTTGATGAGTGCCACCGAGGCTCCGTGCCCGGGTCGTCTTGGCGGGCCGTTCTCGACCGCTTCACCTCCGCCGTGCACTTGGGGCTGACCGCAACGCCGAAGCGGGATGAGAACGTCGACACGTATGACTACTTCGGCGAACCGGTGTTCGAGTACTCCCTCCGTCAGGGCATCGAGGACGGTTACCTTGCGCCGTACGCCGTGCGGCGTGTCGTCCTGGCCCCGGACGCCGAGGGCTGGCGGCCGGAGCCCGGCGAGGTTGACACATTCGGCCGGGACATCCCCGATGGCCTCTACACAACCCGTGACTTCGAGCGCCTCGTATCGCTCCTGCGCCGAACGGATGCGGCGGCTCGGCACCTCAGTCAGATCTTCCGCGATCGCCCAGGGCGTGCCGTCATCTTTTGCGTCGACTCCGAACATGCTGAACAGATGCGACAAGCCATGGTCTCGCACAATCCGACGGAGGTCGCCGCCGATCCGTTCTGGGTAGTCCGGATCGTCAGCGCCGAGGGCGAAACTGGTCGACGCCAACTCGACCGTTTCAGCGACCCGGAGTCGGCGTCACCGGTCGTCGCCACGACATCGCGCATGCTATCTACCGGTATCGACGTACAGGATCTGAAATACGTCGTCCTGTTCCGTCCTATCGGCTCGATGGTGGAGTTCAAGCAGATCATCGGCCGAGGTTCACGCTTGTACCCCGAGAACGATAAATACTCCTTCGAAATCGTGGACTACGTCGGCGCGTCGGTCCTTTTCTCCGATCCGGGTTTCGACGGTGAGCCGGTGCGGATCCAAACCGAGCACATCGACGCGTCCGGCGAGATCGCCGAGGGTGAACTTGCTGACGTCGCGCTCGACGCGCCGTCGCTCAGCGAGCCCGAGCCCCCTTTCGACCGAACTCAGTCCGGAGGAGAGATAGAACAGCCTCCGGCTAGGAAGTTCTACGTTGACGGCGCCGAAGTCTCCGTCACCGCCGAGGCCTACTACGTGGCCGACACGAGTACGGGTGCCCTCCGCCTAGTGGAGTACGCCGACTATCTCGCTGGCCAGGTGCGAGTGTTGTGCCCGACCATCGATGACCTTCGCGCGCGTTGGGCTGACCCACAGCTACGTGCTGTTCTGGAAGAGGGTCTCGCCTCGCGCGGCGTGTCCATTGAAGACATGTCGAGGCGCCTCGAGCTTGCGTCCGAGACTGACCCCTTCGACGTCCTCGCGCACGCGGCCTGGAACGTTCCGCAACGAACAAGGGCGGAACGCGCTCGATTGGTGCGCGAAGACCACGCGAGTGACATCGAGGCACTGGTACCGACTGCGCGCCAGATCATCTCCGCGCTCCTCGACCGCTATGAGGAGTACGGCGTGGAGGAGATGACCCACATCTATGCCTTTCAGGTGCCGCCGCTGAGTAACTTTGGATCACCAGTCGAGGCGGCACGGCACTTCGGCGGCGCCGACGGCTGGCGCCAGGCTGTTGGCGACCTCCAGGGCTGGCTGTACTCAGCGTGA
- a CDS encoding nucleotidyl transferase AbiEii/AbiGii toxin family protein → MNVDRALRDSINHRLANVAAERQVAPDRVRRHFVFQRILVRLSSTDGWVLKGGFALEVRLGLRARATKDLDLAVLEDLDGSEVQDRMLDALDVDADDELTFKVSAPKPLTPDEVGNPGWKFTVTSFLGGKIFAELRLDVVARSAEISGAVSGVEVHPPILGERLSSTTMPAVDIAQHTAEKFHAMARTYAGGRPSSRVKDLVDVVLLVEAGLLPHPDLPGRLRLVWRVRDGTLPPKLLPEFPASWANDFVAMAAELDLDIAYPAARTTAERLYAEATTTEENQQ, encoded by the coding sequence ATGAACGTCGACCGTGCCCTGCGCGACAGCATCAACCACCGTCTGGCCAACGTGGCTGCCGAACGACAGGTCGCTCCCGACCGCGTCCGTCGCCACTTCGTCTTTCAACGGATCCTAGTTCGATTGTCCTCCACCGACGGCTGGGTACTGAAGGGAGGCTTCGCCCTCGAGGTGCGGCTCGGCCTTCGGGCGCGAGCAACAAAAGATCTGGATCTCGCAGTACTCGAAGACCTCGACGGTTCCGAAGTGCAGGACCGGATGCTCGACGCGCTTGACGTCGACGCCGATGACGAACTGACTTTCAAGGTTTCAGCGCCGAAACCGCTCACACCGGACGAGGTCGGCAACCCCGGCTGGAAGTTCACCGTCACCTCGTTCCTCGGCGGCAAGATCTTTGCGGAGTTGCGCCTCGACGTAGTCGCGCGGAGCGCGGAGATCTCGGGGGCCGTGAGCGGGGTCGAGGTGCATCCCCCAATACTTGGCGAGCGTCTAAGCAGCACCACAATGCCGGCGGTAGACATCGCCCAGCACACCGCGGAAAAGTTTCACGCGATGGCGCGCACGTACGCCGGCGGTCGACCAAGCAGCCGCGTCAAGGATCTGGTCGACGTTGTACTTCTCGTGGAAGCCGGCCTCCTGCCGCACCCTGACCTCCCCGGTCGCCTTCGTTTGGTCTGGCGGGTGCGGGACGGCACGCTGCCCCCAAAACTGCTCCCGGAATTCCCCGCGTCCTGGGCCAACGACTTCGTAGCAATGGCCGCCGAGCTCGACCTGGACATTGCCTACCCGGCCGCACGAACCACCGCCGAACGGCTCTACGCCGAGGCCACTACCACTGAGGAGAATCAGCAGTGA
- a CDS encoding class I SAM-dependent DNA methyltransferase, producing MTRANLAVDQTPQARLASVIKTSRDIMRKDAGLNGDLDRLPQLSWLLFLKAFDDLEQNRMIVDPGYQPALPEDLRWSVWAADPTKRKQGDALIAWVNGTLLPGLGGLGSSGEVGDARATLATVFKETNNRMLSGYLLGDLIDQIDKVHFTSADDIHTMAHLYESMLRDMRDAAGDSGEFYTPRPVIRLMVEQVDPRLGETVLDPAVGTGGFLVEAYEHLRAQAQSAKEIAEAKSSITGFEKKPLPYLLCQMNLLLHEVEQPNVTRTNSLTFPLSDQRKAGVDVVLTNPPFGGEEESSSLENFPADSRTAETAWLFLQVVMARLEKKKGRCGIVVPNGVLFANEGAPARIKKKLLTDFNLHTVVRLPNGVFAPYTLIPSNILFFEHGGPTKDIWFYEQPLPEGRKNYTKTKPLRYEDFTDVQAWWGGPDRVSRVENEHAWKVDSKTLATDGYNLDVRNPHRADDLAHRSPEELVQELIAVEEQVLDLLRELRVELGSFKL from the coding sequence GTGACCCGTGCCAACTTGGCCGTTGACCAGACCCCGCAGGCACGTCTTGCGTCGGTCATTAAGACCAGCCGGGACATCATGCGAAAGGATGCCGGCTTGAACGGCGACCTGGACAGGCTCCCGCAGCTGTCCTGGCTGCTCTTCCTCAAAGCTTTCGATGACCTAGAGCAGAACCGGATGATCGTTGATCCCGGCTACCAGCCGGCGCTTCCGGAGGATCTCCGCTGGAGCGTGTGGGCAGCGGATCCAACGAAGCGCAAGCAGGGCGATGCACTGATTGCGTGGGTAAACGGCACCCTGCTTCCGGGCCTGGGCGGACTTGGAAGTTCCGGCGAGGTGGGTGACGCTCGGGCCACGCTCGCAACGGTATTTAAGGAAACCAACAACCGGATGCTGTCCGGTTACCTGCTCGGTGATCTGATCGATCAGATCGACAAGGTGCACTTCACGTCGGCCGACGACATCCACACTATGGCCCACCTGTACGAGTCCATGCTGCGGGACATGCGGGACGCAGCCGGCGACTCGGGCGAGTTCTACACACCGCGACCCGTGATCCGTCTGATGGTCGAGCAGGTCGATCCGCGCCTAGGCGAGACAGTCCTCGATCCGGCCGTCGGCACAGGAGGTTTTCTCGTCGAGGCCTACGAGCACCTCCGCGCTCAGGCGCAGTCCGCTAAAGAGATCGCAGAGGCCAAAAGTTCGATCACCGGCTTCGAAAAGAAGCCCCTGCCCTACCTGCTTTGCCAGATGAATCTGCTCCTGCACGAGGTGGAGCAGCCCAACGTCACCCGCACGAACTCACTGACCTTTCCGCTGTCAGACCAGAGAAAGGCCGGCGTCGACGTCGTTTTGACCAACCCGCCGTTTGGAGGTGAGGAGGAGAGCAGCAGCCTGGAGAACTTTCCTGCCGACTCAAGGACGGCAGAGACGGCCTGGCTGTTTCTCCAGGTTGTCATGGCGCGCCTGGAGAAGAAGAAGGGCCGCTGCGGGATCGTCGTCCCCAACGGGGTCCTCTTCGCCAACGAGGGCGCACCGGCACGGATCAAGAAGAAGCTGCTCACCGACTTCAATCTGCACACGGTCGTGCGCCTGCCGAATGGCGTCTTCGCGCCGTACACACTCATTCCCTCGAACATCCTCTTCTTCGAGCACGGCGGGCCCACGAAGGACATCTGGTTCTACGAGCAACCGCTCCCGGAGGGGCGGAAGAACTACACCAAGACGAAGCCGCTGCGCTACGAGGACTTCACCGATGTCCAGGCTTGGTGGGGTGGCCCTGATCGAGTCAGTCGGGTCGAGAACGAGCACGCCTGGAAGGTCGACTCGAAGACGCTCGCTACGGATGGCTACAACCTTGATGTCCGCAATCCGCATCGTGCCGACGACCTGGCCCATCGCTCACCTGAGGAACTGGTCCAGGAGCTCATCGCCGTGGAGGAGCAGGTATTGGACTTGCTGCGGGAACTCCGAGTTGAACTCGGAAGTTTCAAACTGTGA
- a CDS encoding ABC transporter ATP-binding protein, translating to MSTLEIRQVRHRYAGAASDTLHDVSLSVGDGQMVSIIGPSGSGKSTVLRVAAGLEPATAGHVLVDDVDMAGRPTERRDLTVMFQEPLLFDHLDVAGNVAFAPRLSGASRREARLCAQRYLRLVGLDGLEDRRVGSLSGGQQQRVALARALAAERGALLLDEPFSSLDRELRTSMHDLLGEVRAAIEPTILLVTHDLDEAALADSSVVLIDGRVHQQAPMSEIYRRPATVATARLVGGFGEVRGVIRDGAHHSTWGSIPVADDCPATGEAVLLLRREAVVVGEADPGSAGTRARVTRRRAAGTREVVTATAEDGSDVELELDMGAGLAVGSHVPLRLREGRAPAWALSVPVDGALHDSATSAAEIQTG from the coding sequence ATGAGCACGCTGGAGATCCGCCAGGTGCGCCACCGCTACGCCGGTGCCGCGTCCGACACGCTCCACGACGTGTCGCTCTCGGTCGGTGACGGGCAGATGGTCTCGATCATCGGCCCCTCCGGCTCGGGCAAGAGCACCGTGCTGCGCGTCGCCGCCGGCCTCGAGCCCGCCACCGCCGGGCACGTGCTCGTCGACGACGTCGACATGGCCGGCCGCCCCACCGAGCGTCGTGACCTGACGGTGATGTTCCAGGAGCCGCTGCTGTTCGACCATCTCGACGTCGCCGGCAACGTGGCCTTCGCGCCTCGGTTGTCGGGCGCGAGCCGGCGGGAGGCGCGCCTGTGCGCCCAGCGCTACCTGCGCCTGGTCGGACTGGACGGCCTCGAGGACCGACGCGTCGGCTCCCTCTCCGGCGGACAGCAGCAGCGGGTGGCACTCGCGCGCGCCCTGGCCGCCGAGCGCGGTGCACTGCTGCTCGACGAGCCGTTCAGCTCACTGGACCGCGAGCTGCGGACCTCGATGCACGACCTGCTGGGCGAGGTCCGCGCCGCGATCGAGCCCACGATCCTGCTCGTGACCCACGACCTGGACGAGGCCGCCCTGGCCGACTCCAGCGTGGTCCTGATCGACGGCCGCGTGCACCAGCAGGCCCCCATGAGCGAGATCTATCGCCGCCCCGCGACCGTCGCCACGGCCCGACTCGTCGGAGGCTTCGGCGAGGTCCGCGGCGTGATCCGCGACGGCGCGCACCACTCGACGTGGGGGTCGATCCCCGTCGCGGACGACTGCCCGGCCACGGGCGAGGCCGTGCTGCTCCTGCGGCGCGAGGCCGTGGTGGTGGGCGAGGCCGACCCGGGGTCGGCCGGCACGCGGGCACGAGTGACGAGGCGCCGCGCGGCCGGGACCCGCGAGGTGGTCACGGCCACGGCCGAGGACGGGTCCGACGTCGAGCTGGAGCTGGACATGGGTGCCGGGCTCGCCGTGGGGTCGCACGTCCCGCTGCGACTGCGAGAGGGCCGGGCACCCGCGTGGGCCTTGTCGGTGCCCGTCGATGGCGCCCTCCATGACTCGGCGACGAGCGCCGCGGAGATCCAGACCGGTTGA